In Aliiroseovarius sp. F47248L, the sequence ATCGCGGTCAATCTCGACAATGGGCGCGGCAGTAAACAGGGCCGCGTTGTTGATCAGAATATCGATCGCCCCGAAACGCTCGATGGTTTGGGTCATGGCCTTTTCGATGCTTACCTGATCCGTGACGTCCATGTGGACAGCAAATGCATGATCGCCAATCTCGTTGGCTGTGGCATTCGCACGGTTCAGATCAATGTCGGCGATAGCGACCTTGGCACCTTCCGTCACATAGGCTTCAGCAAAGGCGCGCCCGATTCCTCGGGCGGCCCCTGTGATGAGTGCGGTTTTGCCAGCCAACTGCATCAGTTGATTCTCAGGCCTTGAGCGTCAAACTTGTGCAACTTGTCGAGCTGTGGTGTGAGGTAAATCTCGTCACCATGCTTGGCCTGGATGTCCCCCGTGATCCGCACCGTGAACATGTCGCCAGGGCCGGTATCCAGTCCTGTTTCATGCACGTGGATGAAGGTGTCCGACCCCAGGTGTTCAGCCACGCCGACGATGCCTTTCCAAGCGCCTTCGGTCTTGCTGACATCCGTGTGTTCCGGGCGAATGCCGATGGTGGTCGCGCCGTGTTTTTCTGCTTCGGCACCTTTGATCAGGTTCATCTTGGGTGAGCCGATAAAGCCCGCGACAAATTCGTTGCGTGGTGCGTGATACAGCTCCAGCGGTGTGCCGACCTGTTCGATGAACCCAGCGCGCAATACGACAATCTTGTCCGCCATGGTCATAGCTTCGACCTGATCGTGGGTCACATAGATCATGGTCGTTTCAAGGCGCTTGTGAAGCTCGCTGATTTCAAGGCGCATCCCGACCCGCAGCGCGGCATCGAGGTTCGACAAGGGTTCGTCGAACAGGAAC encodes:
- a CDS encoding ABC transporter ATP-binding protein, encoding MGQIKLNQVSKSFGEVEVIPPLDLTIEDGEFTVFVGPSGCGKSTLLRLIAGLEDITSGHIEIDGADATNVPPAKRGLAMVFQSYALYPHMSVRKNIAFPMKMAGVPEDEQKRRIENAAKALNLTDYLDRKPGQLSGGQRQRVAIGRSIVREPAAFLFDEPLSNLDAALRVGMRLEISELHKRLETTMIYVTHDQVEAMTMADKIVVLRAGFIEQVGTPLELYHAPRNEFVAGFIGSPKMNLIKGAEAEKHGATTIGIRPEHTDVSKTEGAWKGIVGVAEHLGSDTFIHVHETGLDTGPGDMFTVRITGDIQAKHGDEIYLTPQLDKLHKFDAQGLRIN